In Paraburkholderia phenazinium, the following are encoded in one genomic region:
- a CDS encoding sugar ABC transporter permease: MTPDVTSQNAKDAVPHGSFGGAQRLQQLFARYKILALLIAVAAIWIFFSFLTSGAFITPRNLSNLLRQMSITGMLACGMVFVIIAGEIDLSVGSLLGLLGGVAAILDVNRHWPIGVTVPVVMVLGVLVGLFNGWWSTYRRVPSFIVGLGGMLAYRGILLGVTGGSTIAPVSDSFVFVGQGYLPRFAGDTLAVVLFVLLALLTVRQRRNRQRYQLAVVPVWQDVAKIIGAGVILFGFVATLDRYGGIPVPVLLLLALLGIFTWIATQTVFGRRIYAVGSNLEATRLSGVNTNRVKLAIFALMGLMCAFGGIVNTARLAAGSPSAGSMGELDAIAACFIGGTSMRGGSGTVYGALIGALVMASLDNGMSMLDVDAYWQMIVKGSILVLAVWIDVVSGSNRR; this comes from the coding sequence ATGACTCCCGACGTCACTTCCCAAAACGCCAAGGATGCCGTGCCGCACGGCTCGTTCGGCGGTGCGCAGCGGCTGCAGCAACTGTTCGCGCGCTACAAGATTCTCGCGCTGCTGATTGCGGTCGCGGCTATCTGGATCTTCTTCTCGTTTCTCACCAGCGGGGCGTTCATCACGCCGCGCAATCTGTCGAACCTGCTGCGGCAGATGTCGATCACCGGCATGCTCGCCTGCGGGATGGTGTTCGTCATCATCGCGGGCGAGATCGATCTGTCGGTGGGGTCGCTGCTCGGGCTGCTCGGCGGCGTGGCGGCGATTCTCGACGTCAACCGTCATTGGCCGATCGGCGTCACCGTGCCGGTGGTGATGGTACTCGGCGTGCTGGTGGGCCTCTTCAACGGCTGGTGGTCGACTTACCGGCGGGTGCCGTCGTTCATCGTTGGGCTCGGCGGCATGCTGGCTTATCGGGGCATTCTGCTCGGCGTGACCGGCGGCTCGACTATCGCACCGGTGTCCGATAGTTTCGTGTTCGTCGGCCAGGGCTATTTGCCGCGCTTCGCCGGCGATACGCTCGCCGTGGTGCTGTTCGTGCTGCTGGCGCTGCTCACGGTGCGGCAGCGCCGCAACCGGCAGCGCTATCAACTGGCGGTGGTGCCGGTCTGGCAGGACGTGGCGAAGATTATCGGCGCGGGCGTGATCCTGTTCGGCTTCGTCGCGACGCTCGACCGTTACGGCGGCATTCCGGTGCCGGTGCTGTTGCTGCTCGCGCTGCTTGGCATCTTCACGTGGATCGCTACGCAGACCGTGTTCGGCCGGCGCATCTATGCGGTCGGCTCGAACCTCGAGGCGACGCGTCTGTCGGGTGTGAATACGAACCGCGTGAAGCTGGCGATTTTCGCGCTGATGGGGCTGATGTGCGCGTTCGGCGGCATCGTCAACACGGCGCGGCTGGCAGCGGGTTCGCCCTCGGCAGGATCGATGGGCGAACTCGATGCGATCGCGGCGTGCTTTATCGGCGGCACCTCGATGCGCGGCGGCTCGGGCACGGTGTATGGGGCGTTGATCGGCGCACTGGTGATGGCGAGCCTCGACAACGGCATGTCGATGCTCGACGTGGACGCGTACTGGCAGATGATCGTCAAAGGCAGCATCCTCGTGCTGGCGGTGTGGATCGATGTGGTGT